The genomic segment TTCCGTAGCCCGCGGAGCCCGCGCCCAGCGGTCCTTCCGCCATGGCGGCCATGCTCACCTGGTAGTTCCGGCCCAGCGACGACAGGACGAACCCCAGCGCTAGCAGCACGAGAAGGACGTGCCGGGTGCGCAGGTAGCGCAGTCCGGCGCGCACCCCGGCGTGTTCGGGCTTGCTCACGGCCAGAGGGTGGAACTGCGTCGTGCGCATCGCGAGCACCGTGACGATGACGGCGCCGAAACTCACCGCGTTGAGGCAGAACAGCAAAGGCTCCCCGACGACCGCCGCCAGCACCCCGGCGAGGCTCATCCCCAGCACCCGGCCCACCGAGTTCATCACCGAGTTCCACGCCAGCGCGTTGCCCAGGTGCACCCTGGGCACCACCTGGCTCGCGAACCGTCCGAGCGCCGGCCCCTCGAACGTGCCGACGAGGCCCGCGGCGGCGGTGAGACCGAACAGCACGGGCAGCGGCAGACCGGCCCACACGGTGAGCGCCAACGCCAGCGCGATGAGCACGTGCAGTGTCTCTCCGGCCAGGATGATCCGACGGGGCGACACCCGGTCGGCCAACGCGCCGGCCCACGGCCCGCACACCATCGCGGGGATGGTGGACAGGGCCACGGACAGTCCCACGGACGTCGCCGAACCGGTGCGTTCCATCACGACCCAGTTCAGGCCCAGCACCTGCATCCACGTTCCCGTGACCGACACGAGGTCGGCCAGCGCCCACAGCCGGTAGTTCCGGCTGGAGAACGCGCGCAGCATCGGCGGCAGGGCTTGCCGCAAGATCCTTCAATCCCTTCGGGGACGGTGCACGCGGCCCGCACCCGCGCGTCGGGGAGCGCGAGGGGCACGGCGTCCACCGCATCGACAGCAGTGTGAGCGCGACCGGACGGTGTCGTCGTCGAACGGCCACCAGCCGCTGGGCCCTCACGCTACCGAGCGGGACGAAGGGCGTCCTCACTTCTCGCCTGTGGTGATGGCAACAATGAGGTTTGATCCGGGCGAACCCGGACATGCCGTCGCCACAGTCGATCCCGGTGCAGAACAAGTCCACTACGGACAGTACGACGCATACTCGCAGTGGTCAGTCGTCGACAGGCGCCGGTGCCGTCTCCGACCGATCCGCGCGACGTCTGCACCACTTCCCCTGGACACACCACGGCCGCGGACGAGGGCCTGGCGCCTCGCCCGCGGCCGGGTCGAACGACGGTCAGCGGGTCGTCGGGCCCTCGCCCGGACCCCGCCGCTCCTCGTCGATGTCGAACTGCTCCTTGCGGACCTCGCCGGAGATCGTCTCCTCCTCGGTGACCGTCTCCTTACCGAGTCGCACCTTCTCCACGGGCACGTTCTCCTTGGTGACGTGCGCCTCCTCGCGGTGCAGGGTGATCTCCTGCTCCTCCTCGCCGATCTCGTGCGGTGTCCCGCGCTCGGCTCCGGTCACCGGTTCCCGTTCGATGCGGACCTCTTCGTGGGACACGGGCACCGTCATCTGCTGTTCCTCGGTCACGACGTACTTGCGCAGCCGCACCCGACCGCTTTCGACGTTCTCGGTGCTCGCGTGCAGTCGCTCCTCGGACCGCACCATGCCCTCGTCCTCCGAGCCGGGCCGCCCCTGGGGCATGTCGCTCGGGCGCCCCCGCCCGGCCGTCGTTCCCGTCTCCCCCGCCGCTGTCGTGCCCGCGGCGCCGGTGGTACCGGCAGTACCGGCGGCTCCGGTCATGCCCGTGGTCGGACCCGTCCCACTCCGCTCACCTCGACCGCCGGTGCCCGTGTCTCGGCCCGTGGACTCCTCCGGCATCGCGGACCTGGGGGTCGGGAGGTTGTAGTGACGGTACAGGGCCGCGGCCTCCTCGCCGGAGAGGTCGCTGTCGGCGTCCGTGTGAGGAGCGTCGGAGACCTGCGCCTTCGACACCGAGACGTGGACGCCGTCGGAGTCCATCCGCGCGCCCTGGAGCGGCACGAAGCTCTCCCTCTGCCCGAAGAGGCCCGTTCGCACGGTGACCCACTCCGGGTCTCGCGATTCCTCGGCCAGGTAGACGGTGCCCACCTTGCCGATCTTGCGGCCCTCCGCGTCGACGACCGAGTTGTCGACGAGTTCCTCCGGACGCAGTGTCGTGGCCACGATCGCTGCCTCCCTTCCGCTGTGTGTGCACGGACCGGGTCGAACAAGCCGCCCAACCCTCTGAGCAGCCTTCACCTCACACCGACCGTGAAACAGCGAACCCGAGCCAATCACCCACACGGGTGTGGTCGACCGGTCGTCTCGTGAACGACTGACCACGCCGCGTACTGCGGTCAGCCCTTCACACACACCACCTGCTTGAGGTGGGCGACCACCTCGACCAGGTCGGTCTGCGCCTGGATCACCGAGTCGATGTCCTTGTAGGCCGCCGGGATCTCGTCGACGACACCGGCGTCCTTGCGGCACTCGACCCCGCGCGTCTGCTCGGCGAGATCCGCGGCACTGAACTGCTTGCGGGCCTTGGTGCGGCTCATCCGCCGCCCCGCACCGTGGGACGCCGACTCGAACGACGCCTTGTTACCGAGGCCACGCACGATGTAGGAGCCGGTCCCCATGCTGCCGGGGATGATGCCGAGATCGCCCTTGCCCGCGCGGATCGCACCCTTGCGGGTCACCATCACGTCGACGCCGTCGTAACGCTCCTCGGCGACGTAGTTGTGGTGACACGAGATCGGCTTCTCGAACCGCACACCCGGCACCGTCTCGGCCAGCGCACGCTGCACCAGCGCGAGCATCGTCGCGCGGTTGCGCGCC from the Saccharomonospora azurea NA-128 genome contains:
- a CDS encoding MFS transporter — translated: MLRAFSSRNYRLWALADLVSVTGTWMQVLGLNWVVMERTGSATSVGLSVALSTIPAMVCGPWAGALADRVSPRRIILAGETLHVLIALALALTVWAGLPLPVLFGLTAAAGLVGTFEGPALGRFASQVVPRVHLGNALAWNSVMNSVGRVLGMSLAGVLAAVVGEPLLFCLNAVSFGAVIVTVLAMRTTQFHPLAVSKPEHAGVRAGLRYLRTRHVLLVLLALGFVLSSLGRNYQVSMAAMAEGPLGAGSAGYGTLSSVFAVGTVLGGLLAARIKDFTLPVLLVAAGVTSVLQAISGYVPGFAGFALVLLPIAAGAVVIDTVKSTRLQLDAADSMRGRVLAVQGTVAGGAGALGAPALGWLSERFGPQEALLVSGLVTLVATAVAAGVLRSLTRGHSTPAGRPEPAAEPVIRAGADPEPSRSLSPA
- a CDS encoding DUF2382 domain-containing protein produces the protein MATTLRPEELVDNSVVDAEGRKIGKVGTVYLAEESRDPEWVTVRTGLFGQRESFVPLQGARMDSDGVHVSVSKAQVSDAPHTDADSDLSGEEAAALYRHYNLPTPRSAMPEESTGRDTGTGGRGERSGTGPTTGMTGAAGTAGTTGAAGTTAAGETGTTAGRGRPSDMPQGRPGSEDEGMVRSEERLHASTENVESGRVRLRKYVVTEEQQMTVPVSHEEVRIEREPVTGAERGTPHEIGEEEQEITLHREEAHVTKENVPVEKVRLGKETVTEEETISGEVRKEQFDIDEERRGPGEGPTTR